Proteins encoded in a region of the Carassius auratus strain Wakin chromosome 21, ASM336829v1, whole genome shotgun sequence genome:
- the fgfr4 gene encoding fibroblast growth factor receptor 4 yields MLSIFKVFITICLTELVISRSIISGEVRPKDIRVSRPILFPGFPENASVLVGGHVKLVCKLHQPASTRLQWFKKDSNRLGPDGSPLLTALTPILENLSKVNILPLVNVTMEDAGEYVCKAENSVGQITRSAWVEVLSVSEEPTEETSEHLLLELGDVLKLRCDTNRPGSVQWFKGGIRVQHNSRIQIRAAVMEIADVTFEDSGVYVCMLRGTKEALRNFTITVADAVGSGDDDEDNGLDDAGPETENDQVYISRAPYWTHTQRMEKKLYAVPAGNTVKFRCPATGSPLPTIRWLKNGREFRGEHRIGGIKLRHQHWSLVMESVVPSDRGNYSCVVENKYGSIAHTYLLDVLERSPHRPILQAGLPKNITAVVGGDAQFLCKVYSDAQPHIQWLKHIEMNGSRYGPDGIPYVKIVKTGSLNMSEVEVLYLTNITMEDAGEYTCLAGNSIGFSHQSAWLTVLSEEDVAKEMDLMEAKYTDIIIYASGFLALVMAIVIVVLCRMQVHPSREPFDTLPVQKLSKFPLRRQYSLESNSSGKSSASLMRVARLSSSCSPMLAGVMEFELPYDPDWEFPRENLTLGKPLGEGCFGQVVRAEAYRINKENQDQVSTVAVKMLKDDATDKDLADLISEMELMKVMDKHKNIINLLGVCTQDGPLYVLVEYASKGSLREYLRARRPPGMDYTFDVTKVPEEQLTFKDLVSCAYQVARGMEYLASKRCIHRDLAARNVLVTEDNVMKIADFGLARGVHQIDYYKKTTNGRLPVKWMAPEALFDRVYTHQSDVWSFGVLMWEIFTLGGSPYPGIPVEELFKLLKEGHRMDKPSNCTHELYMKMRECWHAVPTQRPTFKQLVEELDRVLVSISDEYLDLSTPFEQYSPSCEDTSSSCSSDNDSVFTHDAMSTDPCLIGYHDVRSRMDLKTTMR; encoded by the exons ATGTTGAGCATCTTTAAGGTTTTCATTACCATCTGCTTAACGGAACTGGTGATTTCAAGAAGCATAATATCCGGGGAAGTCCGGCCAAAAG ATATCCGGGTTTCTCGACCAATTCTTTTCCCTGGATTTCCTGAGAATGCTTCTGTGTTGGTTGGAGGACATGTGAAGTTGGTGTGTAAACTCCACCAGCCAGCCTCAACACGTCTCCAGTGGTTCAAGAAGGACAGCAATCGCCTGGGGCCTGATGGATCACCACTTCTTACAGCGCTTACG CCTATTCTTGAGAACCTCTCCAAAGTCAACATTCTTCCTCTAGTGAATGTCACCATGGAAGATGCTGGGGAGTATGTATGCAAAGCGGAAAACTCAGTTGGTCAAATTACACGCTCTGCCTGGGTGGAAGTCTTATCAG TTTCTGAGGAGCCAACTGAGGAAACATCAGAGCATCTACTTCTAGAGCTTGGAGATGTACTAAAACTCCGTTGTGATACAAACCGTCCTGGATCTGTCCAGTGGTTCAAGGGTGGTATACGGGTGCAACACAATTCTCGTATCCAGATAAGAGCAGCAGTCATGGAGATTGCTGATGTCACGTTTGAAGAttcaggagtgtatgtgtgtatgctaCGTGGCACCAAAGAGGCTTTACGCAACTTCACTATCACAGTGGCAG ATGCTGTAGGATCAGGAGATGATGATGAGGACAATGGTCTTGATGATGCTGGTCCTGAGACCGAAAATGACCAGGTTTACATCTCCAGAG CACCATACTGGACTCACACTCAAAGGATGGAGAAAAAGCTCTATGCAGTCCCAGCTGGAAACACTGTCAAATTTCGCTGCCCTGCCACAGGGAGCCCTCTTCCCACCATCCGCTGGCTGAAGAATGGCAGAGAATTCAGAGGAGAGCACCGGATTGGAGGCATCAAG CTACGACATCAGCACTGGAGCCTGGTCATGGAAAGTGTGGTTCCCTCAGACCGTGGGAACTACAGTTGTGTGGTGGAGAACAAATATGGGTCCATCGCTCACACCTACCTCTTGGACGTGTTGG aacgCTCTCCACACAGGCCCATCCTTCAAGCTGGTTTACccaaaaatattacagctgtaGTGGGTGGAGATGCCCAGTTCCTGTGTAAAGTCTATAGTGATGCCCAGCCTCACATCCAGTGGTTAAAGCACATAGAGATGAATGGCAGCCGTTATGGGCCTGACGGCATTCCTTACGTGAAGATTGTGAAG ACAGGAAGCTTGAACATGTCTGAAGTTGAAGTCTTGTATCTTACCAATATCACAATGGAGGATGCAGGAGAATACACCTGCTTGGCGGGAAACTCTATTGGTTTCTCTCATCAGTCTGCTTGGCTTACAGTCTTATCAG AGGAGGATGTGGCCAAGGAGATGGACCTTATGGAAGCCAAGTACACTGACATCATCATCTATGCCTCTGGTTTCCTGGCTCTGGTAATGGCCATTGTTATAGTGGTCCTCTGCCGTATGCAGGTTCATCCCAGTCGGGAGCCTTTTGATACTCTCCCAGTGCAGAAACTCTCCAAATTTCCTCTACGCAGACAG TATTCATTGGAGTCCAATTCTTCTGGAAAATCAAGTGCGTCATTGATGCGGGTGGCTCGTCTTTCCTCCAGTTGTTCCCCAATGCTGGCTGGAGTTATGGAGTTTGAACTGCCTTATGACCCTGACTGGGAGTTTCCAAGAGAGAA CTTGACTTTAGGTAAACCACTTGGAGAGGGCTGCTTTGGTCAAGTGGTGAGAGCTGAGGCTTATAGGATAAACAAAGAGAATCAAGATCAAGTATCTACTGTAGCTGTTAAAATGCTAAAAG ACGATGCAACTGACAAAGACCTGGCAGACCTCATCTCTGAGATGGAGCTAATGAAGGTGATGGACAAGCACAAGAACATCATAAATCTTCTTGGTGTATGCACACAGGATG GTCCACTGTATGTGCTGGTTGAATACGCATCTAAGGGTAGCCTACGGGAATATCTCAGAGCACGTCGACCTCCTGGCATGGACTACACCTTTGATGTGACCAAAGTTCCTGAAGAACAGCTCACCTTTAAAGACCTAGTATCCTGTGCTTACCAAGTCGCAAGAGGCATGGAGTACCTGGCCTCCAAAAGA TGTATTCACCGAGATTTAGCGGCAAGGAATGTTCTTGTGACAGAGGACAATGTGATGAAAATCGCAGATTTTGGTTTGGCAAGAGGAGTGCATCAGATCGACTACTACAAAAAAACCACTAAT GGACGTCTGCCAGTGAAATGGATGGCACCAGAAGCCTTGTTTGACAGAGTCTACACACACCAGAGCGACGT TTGGTCTTTTGGAGTTTTGATGTGGGAGATTTTCACATTGGGAGGATCACCATACCCTGGGATACCAGTAGAGGAGCTTTTTAAGTTGCTGAAGGAAGGTCATCGAATGGACAAACCTTCCAACTGCACCCATGAACT CTATATGAAGATGAGAGAGTGCTGGCATGCAGTACCAACACAAAGaccaacattcaaacagctagtAGAAGAGCTTGACAGGGTGCTGGTGTCCATTTCCGACGAG taccTGGACCTGTCCACCCCTTTCGAACAGTATTCCCCATCTTGTGAGGACACCTCCAGCTCTTGCTCTTCAGACAATGATTCAGTGTTTACCCATGATGCTATGTCAACTGACCCATGCCTTATTGGCTACCATGATGTGCGCTCTCGGATGGATCTGAAGACGACAATGCGATAG
- the LOC113038354 gene encoding LOW QUALITY PROTEIN: zinc finger protein 346 (The sequence of the model RefSeq protein was modified relative to this genomic sequence to represent the inferred CDS: inserted 2 bases in 1 codon) encodes MKRLVQRXYRLRMRDPPPANIMAQQEPNGDFPYLPSGAAEVNRMIKEHSDLFSDSQCKVCSAVLISESQKLAHYQSKKHESKVRRYMSIHGNEEPIAKRFKPSGDTFNVGVGDKYKACTVCNMTFSSPVVAQSHYQGKVHSKNLRLKTFGQPTPALPQPKVQVKKDERLPEGMQGPAERDPDRFCSICQASFNNPLMAQQHYSGKKHKKHLTKQKLMETYGPSSALASTLKGYPCTVCKIELNSVEQYQAHISGSKHKNHGKPKKAPNAFPGRPQNYQPLFQYPPNQERPENTMNWNSFNLGYE; translated from the exons ATGAAGAGACTTGTGCAGCG ATATCGTCTGCGCATGCGCGATCCGCCTCCTGCAAACATCATGGCGCAGCAAGAGCCGAATGGAGATTTTCCATATTTACCTTCAGGGGCGGCCGAGG TGAACCGAATGATAAAGGAGCACAGTGACCTGTTCTCTGATTCTCAGTGTAAAGTATGCAGTGCTGTTTTAATCTCAGAATCCCAGAAACTTGCACATTACCAG agcAAAAAACATGAGAGCAAAGTACGCAGGTACATGAGCATTCATGGTAATGAGGAGCCCATCGCAAAACGGTTCAAGCCTTCAGGAGAT ACTTTTAATGTTGGCGTAGGGGACAAATACAAAGCCTGCACTGTGTGCAACATGACATTCTCTTCCCCAGTAGTGGCACAGTCACATTACCAGGGCAAAGTTCACTCCAAGAACCTACGCTTGAAGACCTTTGGTCAGCCGACTCCTG cattaCCTCAGCCCAAAGTGCAGGTGAAGAAGGATGAACGGCTACCCGAAGGCATGCAGGGGCCAGCAGAGCGGGACCCAGACCGCTTCTGCTCCATCTGCCAGGCTTCCTTCAACAATCCCCTCATGGCTCAGCAGCACTACAGTGGcaagaaacataaaaaacaccTGACTAAACAGAAGCTGATGGAGACTTATGGGCCGTCTTCTGCACTAG cctCCACACTGAAGGGCTACCCATGTACTGTGTGCAAGATTGAGCTGAACTCCGTGGAGCAGTACCAGGCCCACATCAGCGGTTCCAAACACAAGAACCA TGGCAAACCCAAGAAAGCGCCAAATGCATTTCCCGGCCGCCCTCAGAACTACCAGCCCCTTTTCCAGTACCCACCCAATCAGGAAAGACCAGAGAATACGATGAACTGGAACAGCttcaacttgggctatgagtgA